The following proteins are encoded in a genomic region of Nymphaea colorata isolate Beijing-Zhang1983 unplaced genomic scaffold, ASM883128v2 scaffold0272, whole genome shotgun sequence:
- the LOC116268417 gene encoding geraniol 8-hydroxylase, with product MPNESLARLSEMHGPLMALQLGFITTVVVSSAEMAEQVLHKHDQAFAGRTVRDVVTVFDYHHHSLVFSQNGTRWRELRRICNMELFTPKRLDILAGVRQEKVQALLRHVHKACAAGHSVDIGLCAFGTTLNLVANTIFSMDVVDLESETAGGFKNLLWEILDLNAKPKLSDFFPALRWADPQCLRRRNTTLIKRLYDAFDQVIDKRMESDAAAKGGEKKKHGDLLEVLVELTREPSSGFTRENIRPLLTDVFIGGSDTTSTTIEWAMTELLRHPDKMSIAQLELKRTIGSERHVKESHIQHLPYLQSLVKETLRLHPPVPLLVPHSADVTTEVAGFTIRKNTQVLVNAWAIGPDPASWENATSFLPERFLNSDVNFKGKDFHFIPFGAGRRDCPAIPLGVRMVHLMLASLLHSFSWNLPHGMGPEQLDVKAKFGLTLQKAIPLKAFPSPRSFDGLE from the exons ATGCCCAATGAGTCTCTCGCTAGACTCTCTGAGATGCATGGTCCGCTCATGGCGCTGCAGCTCGGCTTCATCACCACCGTGGTGGTCTCGTCGGCTGAGATGGCCGAACAGGTGCTCCATAAGCACGACCAGGCGTTTGCGGGCCGAACCGTCAGAGACGTTGTCACCGTGTTCGACTACCACCACCACTCGCTGGTGTTTAGTCAGAACGGGACAAGATGGAGAGAGCTGAGAAGGATCTGCAACATGGAGCTGTTCACGCCCAAGAGACTGGACATATTAGCAGGCGTCCGGCAAGAAAAGGTTCAAGCCCTTCTCCGGCATGTTCACAAGGCCTGTGCGGCCGGTCATTCAGTCGATATCGGCTTGTGTGCGTTTGGAACCACCCTGAACTTGGTGGCAAACACCATCTTTTCCATGGACGTGGTGGATCTCGAGTCGGAGACGGCGGGAGGGTTCAAGAACTTGTTGTGGGAGATTTTAGACCTCAACGCAAAGCCAAAACTTTCCGACTTCTTCCCGGCGCTCAGGTGGGCCGATCCTCAATGTCTGCGGCGTCGAAATACAACTCTTATAAAGCGGTTGTATGATGCGTTTGACCAAGTGATCGACAAGCGCATGGAGTCGGATGCAGCTGCAAAAggaggggagaagaagaagcatggTGATTTGTTGGAAGTGCTTGTTGAACTCACCAGGGAGCCAAGCTCAGGGTTCACCAGGGAGAATATCAGGCCTTTGTTAACA GACGTGTTCATTGGTGGAAGTGACACAACTTCTACCACCATAGAATGGGCCATGACTGAACTGCTTCGACACCCAGACAAGATGTCCATAGCGCAGCTTGAGCTGAAAAGGACCATCGGCTCAGAACGTCATGTGAAGGAGTCTCATATCCAGCACCTCCCTTACTTACAATCACTGGTGAAGGAGACCTTGCGGTTGCACCCGCCTGTTCCTCTTCTTGTTCCACATAGCGCAGATGTAACTACAGAGGTAGCTGGCTTCACCATCCGTAAGAACACCCAAGTTCTTGTCAACGCATGGGCCATCGGCCCTGATCCCGCCAGCTGGGAAAATGCAACATCCTTCTTACCAGAGAGGTTTCTAAATTCTGATGTAAATTTCAAAGGAaaggattttcatttcatccctttTGGCGCCGGAAGGAGGGACTGCCCCGCCATCCCTTTAGGGGTCCGCATGGTTCATCTGATGTTGGCTTCTCttctccattcattttcatggaatCTCCCACATGGGATGGGCCCCgagcaactggatgtgaaagccAAGTTTGGCTTAACTCTGCAGAAAGCTATACCTCTCAAAGCGTTCCCTTCTCCACGGTCCTTTGATGGCCTGGAATAA
- the LOC116268415 gene encoding geraniol 8-hydroxylase, which translates to MPNESLARLSEMHGPLMALQLGFITTVVVSSAEMAEQVLHKHDQAFAGRTVRDVVTVFDYHHHSLVFSQNGTRWRELRRICNMELFTPKRLDILAGVRQEKVQALLRHVHKACAAGHSVDSGLCAFGTTLNLVANTIFSKDVVDLESESAGGFKNLLWEILDLNAKPNLSDFFPALRWADPQCLRRRNTTLIKRLYDAFDQVIDKRMESDAAAKGGEKKKHGDLLEVLVELTREPSSGFTRENIRPLLTDVFIGGSDTTSTTIEWAMTELLRHPDKMSIAQLELKRTIGSERHVKESHIQHLPYLQSLVKETLRLHPPVPLLVPHSADVTTEVAGFTIRKDFHFIPFGAGRRDCPAIPLGVRMVHLMLASLLHSFSWNLPHGMGPEQLDVKAKFGLTLQKAIPLKAFPSPRSFDGLE; encoded by the exons ATGCCCAATGAGTCTCTCGCTAGACTCTCTGAGATGCATGGTCCGCTCATGGCGCTGCAGCTCGGCTTCATCACCACCGTGGTGGTCTCGTCGGCTGAGATGGCCGAACAGGTGCTCCATAAGCACGACCAGGCGTTTGCGGGCCGAACCGTCAGAGACGTTGTCACCGTGTTCGACTACCACCACCACTCGCTGGTGTTTAGTCAGAACGGGACAAGATGGAGAGAGCTGAGAAGGATCTGCAACATGGAGCTGTTCACGCCCAAGAGACTGGACATATTAGCAGGCGTCCGGCAAGAAAAGGTTCAAGCCCTTCTCCGGCATGTTCACAAGGCCTGTGCGGCCGGTCATTCAGTCGATAGCGGCTTGTGTGCGTTTGGAACCACCCTGAACTTGGTGGCAAACACCATCTTTTCCAAGGACGTGGTGGATCTCGAGTCGGAGTCGGCGGGAGGGTTCAAGAACTTGTTGTGGGAGATTTTAGACCTCAACGCAAAGCCAAACCTTTCCGACTTCTTCCCGGCGCTCAGGTGGGCCGATCCTCAATGTCTGCGGCGTCGAAATACAACTCTTATAAAGCGGTTGTATGATGCGTTTGACCAAGTGATCGACAAGCGCATGGAGTCGGATGCAGCTGCAAAAggaggggagaagaagaagcatggTGATTTGTTGGAAGTGCTTGTTGAACTCACCAGGGAGCCAAGCTCAGGGTTCACCAGGGAGAATATCAGGCCTTTGTTAACA GACGTGTTCATTGGTGGAAGTGACACAACTTCTACCACCATAGAATGGGCCATGACTGAACTGCTTCGACACCCAGACAAGATGTCCATAGCGCAGCTTGAGCTGAAAAGGACCATCGGCTCAGAACGTCATGTGAAGGAGTCTCATATCCAGCACCTCCCTTACTTACAATCACTGGTGAAGGAGACCTTGCGGTTGCACCCGCCTGTTCCTCTTCTCGTTCCACATAGCGCAGATGTAACTACAGAGGTAGCTGGCTTCACCATCC GAaaggattttcatttcatccctttTGGCGCCGGAAGGAGGGACTGCCCCGCCATCCCTTTAGGGGTCCGCATGGTTCATCTGATGTTGGCTTCTCttctccattcattttcatggaatCTCCCACATGGGATGGGCCCCgagcaactggatgtgaaagccAAGTTTGGCTTAACTCTGCAGAAAGCTATACCTCTCAAAGCGTTCCCTTCTCCACGGTCCTTTGATGGCCTGGAATAA
- the LOC116268416 gene encoding geraniol 8-hydroxylase: MPNESLARLSEMHGPLMALQLGFITTVVVSSAEMAEQVLHKHDQAFAGRTVRDVVTVFDYHHHSLVFSQNGTRWRELRRICNMELFTPKRLDILAGVRQEKVQALLRHVHKACAAGHSVDIGLCAFGTTLNLVANTIFSKDVVDLESESAGGFKNLLWEILDLNAKPNLSDFFPALRWADPQCLRRRNTTLIKRLYDAFDQVIDKRMESDAAAKGGEKKKHGDLLEVLVELTREPSSGFTRENIRPLLTDVFIGGSDTTSTTIEWAMTELLRHPDKMSIAQLELKRTIGSERHVKESHIQHLPYLQSLVKETLRLHPPVPLLVPHSADVTTEVAGFTIRKNTQVLVNAWAIGPDPASWENATSFLPERFLNSDVNFKGKDFHFIPFGAGRRDCPAIPLGVRMVHLMLASLLHSFSWNLPHGMGPEQLDVKAKFGLTLQKAIPLKAFPSPRSFDGLE; the protein is encoded by the exons ATGCCCAATGAGTCTCTCGCTAGACTCTCTGAGATGCATGGTCCGCTCATGGCGCTGCAGCTCGGCTTCATCACCACCGTGGTGGTCTCGTCGGCTGAGATGGCCGAACAGGTGCTCCATAAGCACGACCAGGCGTTTGCGGGCCGAACCGTCAGAGACGTTGTCACCGTGTTCGACTACCACCACCACTCGCTGGTGTTTAGTCAGAACGGGACAAGATGGAGAGAGCTGAGAAGGATCTGCAACATGGAGCTGTTCACGCCCAAGAGACTGGACATATTAGCAGGCGTCCGGCAAGAAAAGGTTCAAGCCCTTCTCCGGCATGTTCACAAGGCCTGTGCGGCCGGTCATTCAGTCGATATCGGCTTGTGTGCGTTTGGAACCACCCTGAACTTGGTGGCAAACACCATCTTTTCCAAGGACGTGGTGGATCTCGAGTCGGAGTCGGCGGGAGGGTTCAAGAACTTGTTGTGGGAGATTTTAGACCTCAACGCAAAGCCAAACCTTTCCGACTTCTTCCCGGCGCTCAGGTGGGCCGATCCTCAATGTCTGCGGCGTCGAAATACAACTCTTATAAAGCGGTTGTATGATGCGTTTGACCAAGTGATCGACAAGCGCATGGAGTCGGATGCAGCTGCAAAAggaggggagaagaagaagcatggTGATTTGTTGGAAGTGCTTGTTGAACTCACCAGGGAGCCAAGCTCAGGGTTCACCAGGGAGAATATCAGGCCTTTGTTAACA GACGTGTTCATTGGTGGAAGTGACACAACTTCTACCACCATAGAATGGGCCATGACTGAACTGCTTCGACACCCAGACAAGATGTCCATAGCGCAGCTTGAGCTGAAAAGGACCATCGGCTCAGAACGTCATGTGAAGGAGTCTCATATCCAGCACCTCCCTTACTTACAATCACTGGTGAAGGAGACCTTGCGGTTGCACCCGCCTGTTCCTCTTCTCGTTCCACATAGCGCAGATGTAACTACAGAGGTAGCTGGCTTCACCATCCGTAAGAACACCCAAGTTCTTGTCAACGCATGGGCCATCGGCCCTGATCCCGCCAGCTGGGAAAATGCAACATCCTTCTTACCAGAGAGGTTTCTAAATTCTGATGTAAATTTCAAAGGAaaggattttcatttcatccctttTGGCGCCGGAAGGAGGGACTGCCCCGCCATCCCTTTAGGGGTCCGCATGGTTCATCTGATGTTGGCTTCTCttctccattcattttcatggaatCTCCCACATGGGATGGGCCCCgagcaactggatgtgaaagccAAGTTTGGCTTAACTCTGCAGAAAGCTATACCTCTCAAAGCGTTCCCTTCTCCACGGTCCTTTGATGGCCTGGAATAA